The nucleotide sequence GCGCTGCTGGGCGAGCGCGGCAACGCCTTCAAGGACGTGATGCGGGTGCTGGACGGCGGGCGGGTGGGCATCGCCGCGATGGGCCTGGGGTTGGGGCGTGCGGCCTTTGAGTACGCCGCCCGGTACACGCTGGAACGCCAGCAGTTCGGAAAACCCATCGCGCAGAATCAGGACATTGCCTTCCGCCTCGCAGACATCGACACGCGGCTAGAAGCGGCCCGCCTGCTGATCCGCAAGGCCGCCGACCTCAAGGACGCGGGCGAGAACTTCACTGTTCCAGTTGCCCGCGCCAAGCTGTTTGCCACAACCGTCGGCGTCGAGGCCTGTGACGAGGCGATTCAGATGCTGGGCGGCTACGGCTACATCAAGGAGTATCCGGTTGAGCGCTACTGGCGTGACAACCGCCTCACCCGCATCGGGGAGGGCACCGACGAGGTGCAGCGCCTGGTGATCAGCCGCGACGTGCTGCGGCGCTTCGCCCAGTAGCGGGGCGGGCCGGGCTCCCGGGCAACCGTGAAGTCAACGTAAGTTTGAGTGCATCTGTCCCGGAAGCGGGCCTCTAGACTGTGGTTATGAAGGCCCTCCGCGAGTTGATTGACCGGCTGCGGGAAGCGCTGAGAGGTGCGCCCCAACCCCAGCCGGTGCCTCTTCCCGTCCGCGTGCGCGAACGGCGCTAAGGGGCTCTGGCTTCTGCGCCTGGCGCTCATACGGCTTCCGGCCCCCGCCGTTCGCCTTCGGGACAGCACCGAGGGCGAATGCCCTTTTGAAATCCATCCTTTTTCTTCTCCGCCGGTCGGGCTTCGCCGGGCATGACGGCGCGCACTTCCCTACCATACCGCTCCCCATGAGGATCTGCTGTGGCGCAGCCGTATGACTTTTGCGGTGAAGGAGCCTAGAGTGAGATCCCGGGGCGACCCAACCTCCGGGAGAAACGGAAAGAGGTGAAGCCGTGCATATCTACAAGCTGTCAGGCCGGAACGTGGACGTCACCGATGCGATGCGCGATTACGTACAGGAAAAGCTCTCGCGGCTCGATCGGTACAGTGACCAGATCACCGATGCCCGCGTGACGCTGACGGTTCGTGACGTGCGCGACGCCGGACGACGCAACCGCGTCGAGGTGCAGCTCAATGTGCCTCACGGCATCATCCGCGCCGAAGAACACCACGCTGACATGTACGCGGCGATCGACCGTGCCAGCGACGTGCTGGAGCGCCAGCTTCGCAAGTTCAAGACGCGCTACATGCGGCAGCGGCAGGAACCCGTGCCGCAGCCCGAGCCCGGCCTGGCCGAAACGGACGTGCTGAGCGGCGCAGACGAAGCCGAGTTTCGCCCCGAGATCGTCCGCACCAAGCGGTTTAACCTGCGGCCCATGAGCCCCGAAGACGCCGTGGCCCAGATGGAGGCGCTCGGCCATGATTTTTATGTCTTCAAGAACATGGACACGGGCGGCTGCGGTGTCGTCTACCGCCGCCGAGACGGGCACTACGGCCTGATAGAACCCAGCTGAGGCGGGGAGGACGTGGGGGGAGGCAGCGCCTGCGGGACGCTTGTCTCCCCACATCTGCTACGCTGGGGCGTTCATGATCGCGCACGTGATCAATCCCGGGTCCAGCAGCGTCAAGCTCGCCTGCGCCGATATCCAACCGAGTGAAAACGCGGCGCTGCCCGGCCAGCTTCGCCTGACCCTGACACGCACCGAGGTGCCCCTGAAGGGACCGCCGGGGGAGCGCGATCTGGCTGCCCTCGTCCAGGCGGTGCTGGAGGCGAGCGCCGACTGGCCCTCTCCTGCTGCCGTGGTGGCCCGGGGTGGCTGGTTGGGACAGGTGGCTGCGGGCACGTACCGGGTCACGCCGGAACTGGCCGAGTACGCCCTGCAGCAGAGCCGTGACGGCCTCGGCGCAGCGCTGGCGCTGCACGTTGGGGAGGCGCGCGGAGTCCCCGCCCTTGTGGTAGACCCGCAGAGCGTCAACGAGCTGCTGCCCGAAGCGCGCGTCACGGGTGTACGGGGGCTCACCCGTGAGGCACGCTTTCACGCCCTGAATGCGCGTGTGGTCGCCCGCCGCGCGGCCCACGAGGTTGGACTGCGCCTGCAAGACGCGCGCGTCGTCGTCGCGCACCTGGGGGCGACCACCAGCGTGACGGCCTTTGACCGGGGGCGGGCCATCGACACCAGCGGCAGCGGCCCGGACGGAGGCCCGATGGGCGCCCTGCAGGCCGGGCCGCTGCCGACCAGCACACTCTTGCAGCTGGCTGCCGGGCGTCCCCAGGCCGATGTGCTGCGCCAGCTCTCCGCTGAAAGCGGCTTTCTGGCCCTTACCGGCAGCGCGAACCTCAAAGAACTCGAAGCGCGTGAGGCCACCGACCCCGCCGTGCAGGCGGCGACCACCGCCTTTGTGCATCAGGCGTGCAAGGCGATCGGCGAGCAGTGTGGAGCACTTCCCGCTCGTCCGGACGCCCTGGCGCTGACCGGTGGCGCGGCCCGCTGGGAGGCGGTGGTTGACCGGATCGAGCGCCGCCTGAGCTGGATCGCCCCCGTGATCATCGTGCCCGGCGAACTGGAGCTAGAAGCCCTGGCCGAGGGCGCAGGCCGCGTGCTGCTGGGCCTCGAGCCACCCCGCGACTGGATTCCCCCTCACCCGGCTCCGGAGCCGCTCCGCTAGGATGGCCCGCCGTCGCCTGCCCCGCGCGGCTCCCGAGCCCATCCGCGCCACCAGCATGTGGCGGGTAGATCAGGTGTTTCTCGCGCGCCGCGGCCAGCGAATCGAAGTGACCTGCTCCCTGGTCAATGACCGGGGCGGCCTGCGCAACCTCAGCGTGGTTGCCCCGACAGACGATCCCGCTGCGGCCCTGCGACACGCCGCGCAGTTCGTGGCGGGAAAGGGCAACGTCTTCAGCGCTCGGCAGGCCCGTGTGCGCTGGACCCGCGAACAGGCCGTCACCCCACAGGACGAATTGATTCGGGATACGGCTCTGGAAGACGAGTTTCAGGACGCCTTTGAGGACACGCTGCAAGAGGTCCGCGACCGCCTGCGCTAGGGGCCAGACAAGCGAGCACACCGCAAAACCAGAAAAAAGCCCCGCCGGAAAGCGGGGAATTTGGTTGCAGGGACAGGATTTGAACCTGTGACCTCCGGGTTATGAGCCCGACGAGCTACCAGACTGCTCTACCCTGCGTCGTCTCTTGCGCGGTCGGTCCTTCCCTAAGCGCTCAGAAAGGGTACAGTACAGCGCCCTCCTTGTCAACCCCACCCGGCAGCGGGGACAGACACGTAGGCTGGGAGGGTGACCAACACTCCTCCCGGCGGCATTCAGGCACGCAAGCTGCGGCATATCGAGGCATGTCTGCGTCCGGAGAGCCAGTACGCCGACGTGACCACCGGGCTAGAGCGGCTCTCCTGGCCCTACCGCGCCCTGCCCGAAATCAACCTGGAGGATGTGGAGCTCAACACGCCGTTTCTGGGACGGCGGCTGCGTGCCCCCCTCCTGATCGGGGCCATGACGGGTGGAGCCGAACGGGGCGCAGGCATCAACCGCAACCTGGCCACCGCCGCGCAGCGCCTCGGGCTAGGGATGATGCTGGGTTCGCAGCGGGTGATGCTTGAACGGCCAGAGGTGGCCGCCAGCTTTCAGGTGCGGGACGTCGCCCCCGGCATCCTGCTCGTCGGGAACCTCGGAGCGGCGCAGTTTACGCTGGGCTACGGGGTGGCCGAGGCCCAGCGGGCGGTGAGCCTGGTCGGGGCAGATGCCCTGGCCATCCACGTCAACCCTCTTCAGGAGGCGCTGCAAGCGGGGGGCGACACACGTTGGAGCGGGGTCGTGGCCCGGCTGGCGGAGGTGGTCCCGGCCCTGCCCTTTCCTGTCCTCTTAAAGGAGGTGGGGCACGGCCTGGACGTCACGACCATCCGTGCGGTCGCTGAGGTGGGGTTTGCGGCGTTTGACGTCGCGGGTGCGGGCGGCACAAGTTGGGCCCGCGTCGAACAACTCGTGCGGTACGGCGCGGTCCTCACGCCCGACCTGTGCGAGGTGGGCATTCCCACGGCCCGAGCCCTCGCGGATGCCCGGCGTGCCGTTCCCGGCGTGCCCCTGATCGCGTCCGGCGGGATTCGCACGGGTCTGGACGCCGCCCGCGCCCTGGCCCTGGGCGCGCAGGTGGTCGCGGTGGCCCGCCCCCTCCTCGCACCTGCCCTGGAGAGCGCGGAGGCCGTGGAGGCGTGGCTGACCCGGTTTCTGGACGAGCTGCGGGTGGCCCTCTTTGTGGGCGGATTCGCCCGTGTGGAGGCGGTGCGCGGGCAACTCGCCGAAACGGCGTGAGGCCTTCAGCCTTCTGCCACCCGCTCGACCCGGGAACCCACGCCGGTGAGTACCTCGTACTCGACGGTTCCGCCCCAACACGCGACGTCACTCACCGTGATTGCGCCGCGGCCCCAGAACTCCACCCAGTCACCCACCTGCACGTTCAGGCCGGTCACGTCCACCATCATCTGATCCATACAGATGCGGCCCAGCACGGGCCGACGTTCACCGCCGATCAGGACCTGGGCCTGCCCGGTGGCGTTGCGGGGATAGCCGTCCGCGTAGCCGAGACCCACCGTGGCAACGGTGGTTTCCTGCTGGGCTCGCCACAACCCGCCGTAACTGACGGTCTCGCCGGAATACACAGAATGAACGTGCGTGACCCGGGCCCTGAGGGTCATCACAGGCCGAAGCGGAGCTTGTGAGCGCAGATGAGGGGGCGCAAAGCCGTAGGCGGCCAGACCCGGCCGGGCCAGGCTCATGCCGGGAAGCGCCCCAAAACTCAGGATGCCGCCGCCGTTGGCTGCGTGCGCGAGCACGGGGGGCAGGGCAGCCAAGACAGCCTGAAAGCGCGCAAACTGCTCCCGAGCAAAACGTAGGTCCGGCTCGTCGGCGGTGGCAAAGTGGGTGTAGGCGCCCTCGAGCAGGCCACGTTCTGCCAGGCGCCAGCCCACCGCGACGGCTTCTTCGGGCCGAGCACCCAGGCGGTTCATCCCGGTATCCACCTTCAGGTGGGCGCGGGCATGGGGGGGCAGCCGGTTGGCCTCCGCCAGCGACGCGACGGGAAGGCGCACCCCCAAGTCCGCGAGCGGCCCCACCTCCTCCGGCGCGGGCGGGGTCAGCAGCAGAACCGGTTTGCCCGGAAGCAGGGCGGCCAGGGTCGCCGCTTCACGCGGCACCGCGACCGCAAAGCCCCACACGTCCGGGTGGCCCGCTGCGAGACGAACCACGGTCTCCAGGCCGTGGCCATAGGCTTCGGCCTTGACGGGCAGCAACAGCCTGACCCCGGCCCGCCGAGCCAAGGCCGTGAGGTTACCCCAAAGGGCGGATTCGGAGATCAGGGCCTGCGCTCGTGCCAGCATCGCCCGCATGGTAGCGGGCAGGCCGCGCCGGAGGGCAGTATGCTGGCAGGCAGTGACCATGCGACCCGTCCTCTCCCCCGCACTGTCCCGCACCGCGCGACTCCTTGCCGCCCTGCTCGGCACTTCCGCTCTCTTCGGCTCGGCCCTCGCCCAGACGGGTGGCGTGCTGCCGCTGGTCTCGGTGGGCGAGAAGTGGCCGCAGGCGCAGGAGACGTACACCATCCGTGTCGCTCCCCAGGACGCGGGGAAGCCCCTGGGGTTAGAGGTGTATAGCCCCACCTTTAACCTCGCGGACTATGTGGACGGTCGCCGGGGAGAGGGGTACTTCGGGGATGAGCTGTACCGGAAAAACGAGCCCTTTGAAACGACCTTTACCCTAACTGGTCCCGCGGGGACCGTGTTCGAGCGGCGCTACGCCGCCAACCGCGAGCACACCTGGGAAAGCCTCTACGCGGGGGGGCTGCCGGCGGGCACCTATACCCTCAAGGTCACCAGCCGGGGCGACGGCAAAAACGCCTTTGCGCTGCGGACCGCTGCCCCCTTTGGCCTGGAGACCAGTGACTTTTCCGTCAATGCCCGCGACACCGAGCAGACGCCCCTGCTGGCCGCGCGGCTGAATGTCCCCGCCGAGTGGGTCGGTCAGACGGTCACGCTGTTGAATTACGACCTCGATGGCCCGCGGGAGGCCGAAACCTGGGTGGTGTTCCCGAACGGAACACGCGTCGCCCTCACGCCCAGTGAGGACGGCCAGGCGGCCACCGACCGCTTCACAGTCACGCCCGAGCTGGTCGGGGAGTGGCAGGTCTTTCTCCGCGTGCTCCCCACCACCCGGCAGTACAGTAACGCCGTTCGCTACGCCTTTCGGCTGGGAGAGCAGGCGATCACGGCGCGTGTGGGTGGCTTCAGTCCGCCCCCCCAGCTCAAGCTGGCCAACCAACTGCTGGTGGAGGTGGTTGATCCCCAGGGCCAGCCCATTCCCGGAGCGAGCTACACGCTGGTGGGAGACAGCGTGGTGCGGCCCACGCTGCCCGCCGGGTACGTGCCGGTCGGCAGCAGCATCGTCATGGGGACAGGCAACGTCGTCTCGCCCACCGAGGTGCGTTACCAGCCCGGCTTTAACAAGATCCGTTTTGTGGCTCGCCCGGCGGAGGGACAGCTCACGGTAGAGGCCGTGGCCCTGTACGGCGATCAGCGGATGCCCCTTCACGGAGTTTCCTTCGAGGTCGCGGGCCGTACCCTCACGACCCCGGCGACGGTGGCCCTCGCTCCCGGTGACTACCCGGTGACGCCTTCTGCTCTGCCGGGCAGCAGCGTGGTGCCCCCCCCGCCCGGCCGCGTGCCCGACGCCGGAACCGGCAAGGTGACGTTGGAATACCGCGTGCGTACGGATCTCACCCTGGTCACAGCGCCAGACACGGTGAATGCCTGCGACGTCACGCAACTCACGGCCACCGCCAAGACCGAGTTCCCGTACCGCCTGCCCGCCCGGCTGAGGCTGAACCTGCCCACCGGCTGGACCAGCGACTATCCCCTCGACGTGCCGGGTGAATTCAGCAGCAGCCTGCCCCTGCGCCTGAAAGTGCCCGTCCGGGTCTGCCGCACAGACACCGCCGAGGCGATTCTTGATCCCCTCGACCTGCACGCCACGGGACAGGTCCGCGTGCGTCAGCCCGGCGGCGCGACGGTGACCCGCACTGTGCAGAGCGGCGCGCGCGCGACCCTGAGCAAAAACGCGGACCCCGCGCCACAGGGCTATACCGTCACCCTGGCCCTCACGGTAGACAGCACCCTGGAACATGTCCGCCTGTTTGATCCCCTGCCTGTGGGGGGCGGCACTCCTGCCGTGCGCGGCCCTCTGAACGTCCAGGGTCCCAGTCTGGCGGGCGTCTCGCCGCGGGTCGACGGGGACACCATCGTCCTCACGCGCGTCATCCCTGGCACCTACACCATCACCTACACGCTGCTGACGGACCTGCCAGCCGACCGGGTGGTGACGGTGCCCGACCTGTCCTGGTGAGGCCGCCGGTCTTGCCGAGCCCCGTCTCACACCGCATTGTCAGTCGGACCGCTTCTGCCCGGGTGTTTTTGGGTTACCCTGTCCTCATGAGACGTGCGTGGTTCCTGCCGCTTGCCGCGGCCCTGCTGAGCGCCTGCGGCAACATGGCCGCGCCACCCACCCCTTTGGCCGGAGACCTGCTGGGTGCGCCCACCGCCCTTCAGGTGGAGGGCCGCAGCCTCAAGGCCGATGCGGCACCCGTGCTGGAGGGGGACCGCTTTCAGGTGCGGGTGCGGGTCCAGGCCAGCCGTGCGCCGGTGCCGTCCCTCAGCGTGACGGGCGTCTACGTGGTGACCGAAGACGGCGTTTGGCGGGCAGCGTCCACCCGCGCCCTCAGCTGCGGCGGGCCGACCTGCCTGCAGAGCCTGGGCAGCGGCGCGGCCCGTGGCCTGCGCTCCGGCGAAGGCGTGCAGGTCGTGGTGAGCCTCAAGGATGCTCGGGGGCGAACCATGTGGCTGCGTGACCCACAAGCCAGCATTCGCTAAGCTCCGGAAAGCAGGAGAGGGCCTCATTCCTGGTGGACGGCGCCGGTCACCACTCCGTCCCGGACCTGCAAGGTGTGGTCAGCAAGCGCCGCTACGTCCCGGTCATGGGTGATGAGAATGACGGTGCGGCCCTCCCGGGCTGGCCTGGTCAGCAGGTCGAGGACCCGCCTGCCGGTGTGTGTATCGAGGTTTCCGGTGGGTTCGTCGGCGAGCAGTACCCGCGGGTCATGCGCCAGGGCGCGGGCGATGGCGACCCGCTGGGCCTCCCCGCCCGAGAGTTGCGAGGGCAGGTGTGAGGCGCGGCCAGCAAGCCCCACGCTGTTGAGCAGTGCTCGGGCCCGCTCACGCCGCTCGCGCCGGGGCCGCCCGGCCAGCATCAGGGGCAATTCGACATTCTCCTGAGCCGTCAAAATAGGCATCAGGTTGTGGTTTTGGAACACAAAGCCGTAGTGGGCCAGCCGGAAGTCCGCCCGCACCGCCTCGGGCAGCGCGTGCAGGTCTGTGCCGTCCACGACGACGCGCCCCGTCGTGGGCCGGTCAAAGCCGGCCAGCAGATTGAGCAGCGTGCTCTTGCCGCTGCCCGAGGGGCCAACCACCGCCGTCAGACCGGGCGCAAAGGCGTGGGTGAAGGCAGACAGGGCCGTGACCGTGCCCTCCCCGCTGGGGTAGACGCGTGAGAGGTTCTCCACGTGCAGAATGGAAGTGCGCGGCATCAGATCCGTCCCAGTGCCTCGGTGATCTGGAGGCGGCTCGCACTGCGCGCGGGGAGCAACCCCGACAAGAGGCCCAAGAGCAGGCTGATGCCCAGAGCCAGCAGCGTCAGTCGGGGCGTCAGGGCAGCGGCGTCGATCCCCGCGAGGCGCTGCGTGTACGCGTTGACACCCCAGATACCCAGCAGCCCCAGCAAAAGCCCCCCCATTCCGCCTGCCAGCGCCAGCAGCAGCGATTCGGTCAGCACCAGCCGACGCACCAACGCGGGCCGCGCTCCCATGGCCCGCAGCGTTCCGAATTCGCGGGTGCGCTCGAAGACGCCCATCATCACCGTGTTCGCCACCGCCAACCCCCCCACGATCAGCGCGATCAGGCTGATGCCGAAGCGCACAGCGTCACTGATCCTCAGCGCCCGGTCGATAAAGGCGAGCAGTTCCGACTGCGTCTGCGCCTCCACATTCAACCGTTGCGAGAGCACATCGGCCGCCCGCGCGGCATTTCGCGGGTCGGCGAGCTTCACAGCGATGAGCGATACCCGTCCCTGAGCGCCCTCGGCCACCTGCAGGGTACGAATTGGCAGGAAGATGAAGTTATCCACCAACCCCGATTCCGGCGCAAGCACACCCACCACCTTCACTCGGGAGCGCCGGTTCAGGTTCAGGACCGAGCCCACCTTGAGATGCAGGTTTTGGGCGGCTTTGGCTCCGACCAGCGCCACCTCCCGGCCCTCGTCCTCGGCCGTGAGCAGCCGTCCCACTTCGGGGCGCACCTGCGGAAAGATGGCCGCGACACCCTGAGCGGCGGGAAGGCCATACAGAATCACGCTCTGCGTGACGTCCAGGCTTCCCCGCACGCTCATCACCACCGGCGTCACCGACTGAATCCCCAGTTCCTGGGCCAGAGCCTGAATGTCTTTCGCCGTCGATTCCGGCAGGTTGGGCTGCGGGGTAAAGCCCTGCGTGAGACCGTTGAGGCTCACCTGCACGTCCGGCCCGAGGCCACCGAGCTCAGAGGTAAACACCTTGCGGATGCCCTCGCCCAACGACAAAAACACCACCATGCTGGCGACCGCCACCGTGATGCCGAGCGCAGTCAGCAGCGTTCGCACCGGCCGCCGCAACAGGCCGCGCCACGCCAGTGCCCACAGATCAGCTCCCTTCACGCCCCACACGCTACGCCGCTTCGCGAAGAGAGACGGCGGGAAGGATTGCGGTTTGGCGAACGGGGACCATCCTCCTACCGCCGGCGGGCCTGCTCTGCCGCCCGGGCTTCTAAACGCCGAAAGAAGCTCGCGAGGTGCTGGGCCGTGGCCGGCGAGAACCGGTTCCCGCCCAGGTGCGGCCCACTCATCTTCACAAACTCGCTGACGTGGGGTTCGGCCCGCACGAACAGACGTTCGGCGTTGCTGCGCGCGGGCACCGTGGTGTCTTCCGGGCTGGCGAGCACGAGGAGGGGAAGCGGGGGAGCCGCCTCCGCCCCAGCGAGGGGATTGAGGCTCGGGTCGGGTTCCCCCGTCAGGCCGTACGCGGCGCCGATCTCGGCGCGGCGTTGGCCGCTGGTCCCCCAGGCAGCGCGCAGGTCGACCCAGGCGTCGATCAGGGCCACCCCCGACACTGGGTAGGGACTGCCGGGCAGGGCGCTGCGCAGGGCCAGCAGGCCACCCATGCTCAGGCCCAGGGCGTAGGTGCGGCCATTAAAGGCGAAGTGTGTGACCGCCTCATCCCGCAGGCTCGCCACCTGATCCAGGGCGGCAGGGCTGCCCCAGGTGTTCGGTCCCCCGTCATCGCTCAGCAACACGGCAAGCGGCACGTCCAGCAGCGCACGAACGAGCTCGGCGATCTGCGGGCTGCTGTGCAGGCGCTCCGCCGTCTGTCCGCGGGGGTGTGAGACGATCACCAGCGCGCACTCCTGGCGGTAGCAGGCCGGCGGCACCCGCAGGAACGACGGCCCACTCACGCGGTCCAGCCGGACCGTATCGGGCTCTTTGGGCAAGGGAAAGGGAACATCGGCGGCGCGGGCCGGGACCGGCAGGGCCGCGAGCAGCGTGAACACCAGGAGAAAAAGGACGCCGCGCATGAACGGCCCGTACTCTAGCGCCTCAAGGTTGACAGCGACCTGACTAGCGGCCAAACAGCAGCAGGCCTAGGCGCCGGCCCAGCAGCCGTCGTCCGATCAGGGCGGGAAGCACCAGCGCGATGAGCGCGTAGAGGGCCACCGTCAGCCCGAGTTCGAGCGGCTGCCCGCTGGGTGCCCGAAAACGTTCCAGGGCCTGGAGAAAGGCCGGGTGCAGCAGATAGATGGGCAGGCTGACGGTACCCAGCGTCGCGATGATGCGCTTCACGGTCCCCGCCCTTGCCCCCCGTTCCAGCCGGTACGCCAGGCCCAGCAGCGCCAGGGCGACCAGCGCCGTAAAGGTCCAGCTCAGGCCGCTATACACGACCGGCGTGACCGGCGTACCGCGCACGTACGCGACCGCAACGGGCAGATAGGCCGCGTAGACCAGCGCCAACAGTGGGAGAAGAACCCAGCGCCGCTTGCGCCACCACCCCGTAAATTCGTCCAGCCGCGCCCCGACCGCCAGCCCCAGGCTGATCGGCAGCGCGTACCACAGCACGGTGCTGGCCGGAAAGGGCAGGCGCAGCACCTCTCGGTTCAGGGAGTACAGACCGAGCTGGACCAGAAGCCCCCCGAGCAGCGCGGCCGTGATGCTGGGCCTGCGCCGGGCCAGCGGCAGCAGGAACGGCAACAACAGGTACACTTCCAGCGCGACCAACAGAAAATACAGGTGGTAGCTGGCCTTGCCGTACAGGAGCCAGTCGCGCCAGCGTTCCGGATCCGTCAGCGTCTCCGGAGCGCGTTGCCCGGTCCACACGTACCACAGCGCGTACAGGGCACTCCACAGGAGGTAGGGCCACCCCCCACGGGTGAGCCGCCGCCAGAAGTAGCGTCCGGGTCTAAACCTTTTGAGCAGGCTGCGGGTGAGGACAAGGGCCGACAGGAAGACAAAAGCGGGCACGGCAAAGTGCAGCGTTCGGTTGAGAAGCAGCAGGACGTCATGCGTGGCTGACCCCACCTCCGCGTGCCGCAGGCCCATCCCGGTGGCGTGGTGCCCCACAACCTCCAGGATCGTGAGGCCCCGAAAGGTGTCGATGGCCGTCAGGCGGGAGGAACCGGCGGGAGGAGCGGACGCTTCGGACATGCGGGGCCTACTCTACCCGCGCCGGGCATGAGGTTGGTCCTGCCCTCAACCCCGCCCCCGTACCTCAAAGCCCGCTGCGGACAGAATTCCGCTCGCGCGGCGCACGTCCTCGGGGCTTTCCAGGCCCAGGCGAATCGCGCCGCCCTCCTCGCGGATGGCCAGCACCTCGATGTCCTTGATGTTCACGCCCGCCTCGCCCAGCGCCTGGGTGACCGCCCCAATCTGGTTGGGCTTGTCCGGCACAGCAACCACCAGGTCGTGTCTCGGGGGCAGCAGGCTGCGCTTGACGACCGGCAGGCTATCGCGGGTGCGTTTGCCCTCCTGAGCGGCGGCCAACAGCTCCTCCGGGCAGTCCAGGTCCGCTTCCAGCCGCTCCAGCTGTCGCCGAAAACGGGCGAGCGCGTCGCGAAGCGCCTGCCGGTTTTCCATCACCATATCGCAGCTCATCCGGGGATCACCGCTTGCCACACGCGTCAGATCGCGAAAGCCCCCGGCGGCGAGCAGACTGAGACGCTCGTCGCGGGCCACCAGATGCGTGAGGGCCAGGCTGGCCAGGTAGGGCAGATGACTCACCGTCGCAACCAGGCTGTCATGGGCGTCGGGCGGCATGACCA is from Deinococcus sp. YIM 77859 and encodes:
- a CDS encoding ABC transporter ATP-binding protein is translated as MPRTSILHVENLSRVYPSGEGTVTALSAFTHAFAPGLTAVVGPSGSGKSTLLNLLAGFDRPTTGRVVVDGTDLHALPEAVRADFRLAHYGFVFQNHNLMPILTAQENVELPLMLAGRPRRERRERARALLNSVGLAGRASHLPSQLSGGEAQRVAIARALAHDPRVLLADEPTGNLDTHTGRRVLDLLTRPAREGRTVILITHDRDVAALADHTLQVRDGVVTGAVHQE
- a CDS encoding butyrate kinase, whose translation is MIAHVINPGSSSVKLACADIQPSENAALPGQLRLTLTRTEVPLKGPPGERDLAALVQAVLEASADWPSPAAVVARGGWLGQVAAGTYRVTPELAEYALQQSRDGLGAALALHVGEARGVPALVVDPQSVNELLPEARVTGVRGLTREARFHALNARVVARRAAHEVGLRLQDARVVVAHLGATTSVTAFDRGRAIDTSGSGPDGGPMGALQAGPLPTSTLLQLAAGRPQADVLRQLSAESGFLALTGSANLKELEAREATDPAVQAATTAFVHQACKAIGEQCGALPARPDALALTGGAARWEAVVDRIERRLSWIAPVIIVPGELELEALAEGAGRVLLGLEPPRDWIPPHPAPEPLR
- the alr gene encoding alanine racemase, translated to MLARAQALISESALWGNLTALARRAGVRLLLPVKAEAYGHGLETVVRLAAGHPDVWGFAVAVPREAATLAALLPGKPVLLLTPPAPEEVGPLADLGVRLPVASLAEANRLPPHARAHLKVDTGMNRLGARPEEAVAVGWRLAERGLLEGAYTHFATADEPDLRFAREQFARFQAVLAALPPVLAHAANGGGILSFGALPGMSLARPGLAAYGFAPPHLRSQAPLRPVMTLRARVTHVHSVYSGETVSYGGLWRAQQETTVATVGLGYADGYPRNATGQAQVLIGGERRPVLGRICMDQMMVDVTGLNVQVGDWVEFWGRGAITVSDVACWGGTVEYEVLTGVGSRVERVAEG
- a CDS encoding acyltransferase, which produces MSEASAPPAGSSRLTAIDTFRGLTILEVVGHHATGMGLRHAEVGSATHDVLLLLNRTLHFAVPAFVFLSALVLTRSLLKRFRPGRYFWRRLTRGGWPYLLWSALYALWYVWTGQRAPETLTDPERWRDWLLYGKASYHLYFLLVALEVYLLLPFLLPLARRRPSITAALLGGLLVQLGLYSLNREVLRLPFPASTVLWYALPISLGLAVGARLDEFTGWWRKRRWVLLPLLALVYAAYLPVAVAYVRGTPVTPVVYSGLSWTFTALVALALLGLAYRLERGARAGTVKRIIATLGTVSLPIYLLHPAFLQALERFRAPSGQPLELGLTVALYALIALVLPALIGRRLLGRRLGLLLFGR
- the fni gene encoding type 2 isopentenyl-diphosphate Delta-isomerase — its product is MTNTPPGGIQARKLRHIEACLRPESQYADVTTGLERLSWPYRALPEINLEDVELNTPFLGRRLRAPLLIGAMTGGAERGAGINRNLATAAQRLGLGMMLGSQRVMLERPEVAASFQVRDVAPGILLVGNLGAAQFTLGYGVAEAQRAVSLVGADALAIHVNPLQEALQAGGDTRWSGVVARLAEVVPALPFPVLLKEVGHGLDVTTIRAVAEVGFAAFDVAGAGGTSWARVEQLVRYGAVLTPDLCEVGIPTARALADARRAVPGVPLIASGGIRTGLDAARALALGAQVVAVARPLLAPALESAEAVEAWLTRFLDELRVALFVGGFARVEAVRGQLAETA
- a CDS encoding S9 family peptidase, which translates into the protein MRGVLFLLVFTLLAALPVPARAADVPFPLPKEPDTVRLDRVSGPSFLRVPPACYRQECALVIVSHPRGQTAERLHSSPQIAELVRALLDVPLAVLLSDDGGPNTWGSPAALDQVASLRDEAVTHFAFNGRTYALGLSMGGLLALRSALPGSPYPVSGVALIDAWVDLRAAWGTSGQRRAEIGAAYGLTGEPDPSLNPLAGAEAAPPLPLLVLASPEDTTVPARSNAERLFVRAEPHVSEFVKMSGPHLGGNRFSPATAQHLASFFRRLEARAAEQARRR
- the hpf gene encoding ribosome hibernation-promoting factor, HPF/YfiA family → MHIYKLSGRNVDVTDAMRDYVQEKLSRLDRYSDQITDARVTLTVRDVRDAGRRNRVEVQLNVPHGIIRAEEHHADMYAAIDRASDVLERQLRKFKTRYMRQRQEPVPQPEPGLAETDVLSGADEAEFRPEIVRTKRFNLRPMSPEDAVAQMEALGHDFYVFKNMDTGGCGVVYRRRDGHYGLIEPS
- a CDS encoding ABC transporter permease, producing the protein MKGADLWALAWRGLLRRPVRTLLTALGITVAVASMVVFLSLGEGIRKVFTSELGGLGPDVQVSLNGLTQGFTPQPNLPESTAKDIQALAQELGIQSVTPVVMSVRGSLDVTQSVILYGLPAAQGVAAIFPQVRPEVGRLLTAEDEGREVALVGAKAAQNLHLKVGSVLNLNRRSRVKVVGVLAPESGLVDNFIFLPIRTLQVAEGAQGRVSLIAVKLADPRNAARAADVLSQRLNVEAQTQSELLAFIDRALRISDAVRFGISLIALIVGGLAVANTVMMGVFERTREFGTLRAMGARPALVRRLVLTESLLLALAGGMGGLLLGLLGIWGVNAYTQRLAGIDAAALTPRLTLLALGISLLLGLLSGLLPARSASRLQITEALGRI
- a CDS encoding prephenate dehydrogenase, whose protein sequence is MTGQSAPVTPAPLFEQAAIAGVGLIGGSVALGLRQRFLARRVIGYDASIEVLREAEALGVVDEVRATPGEWLRACDLVVLAAPMRALAPLARALAPYLSPAALVTDVGSVKAGIAAELEALGVRNFVPGHPMAGSERGGVAHARAALLENAVWVLTPTEHTPLTALSRARTLVEQLGAAPVVMPPDAHDSLVATVSHLPYLASLALTHLVARDERLSLLAAGGFRDLTRVASGDPRMSCDMVMENRQALRDALARFRRQLERLEADLDCPEELLAAAQEGKRTRDSLPVVKRSLLPPRHDLVVAVPDKPNQIGAVTQALGEAGVNIKDIEVLAIREEGGAIRLGLESPEDVRRASGILSAAGFEVRGRG